The following DNA comes from Candidatus Omnitrophota bacterium.
AGGTGCAGGTCAAGCCGGAGATAGGCCTTACCTTCGCGGGCGGCCTGCGCGCTTTCCTGCGCCAGGCGCCGGATATCGTGATGGTCGGGGAGATCCGCGATTTCGAGACCGCGGATATCGCCATCAAAGCGTCGCTTACCGGACAGCTGCTCCTTTCAACACTGCACACGAATGACGCGCCGAGCGCCATAACGAGGCTTATAGATATGGGCGTCGAGCCGTTTTTGGTCGCCTCCAGCGTGGTATTCATATGCGCGCAGAGGCTGATGAAGAGGGTATGCGCGAATTGCAAGGAGAAGATCGATATCCCGAAGGAGATGCTGGATAAGTTAGGATATAAGGAAAGGTCTAAAGGCCCTGAGGGGTCTAAAGGCCCTGAGGGGTCCAAGGCGGTTTTTTATAAGGGGAAAGGGTGCGCCAAGTGCAACAATACCGGCTATTACGGGAGGTTCGCCATCCTCGAAAACCTCACTGTAGACGACAAGATAAAAGAGATGATACTTGACAGGGTGCAGAGCGATAAGATAAAAGAATATGCTATGAAGGAAAAGGGGATGCTCACCCTGCGCGCGGCGGCGCTCGAAAACCTGGCTTTGGGGAATACCACGGTTGAGGAAGTCTTGAGGGTAACGTCGGAGGAATAAGTGCCACAATTTAAATATGTCGCTAAGGATAAGGACGGCAGGACCGTATCCGGTTCCATGGAAGCGCCCAGCAGCATCGCCCTGGTAGATACGCTCAGGCAGAAAGAATATGTGATAATCTCGTTGGGCGAGGCGAAGGAAGCGGCCAGGGGCCAGGCCTTCGGCGGCGCTAAGATAAAGCTCGACGACCTGGTCGTCTTCTCCAGGCAGCTAGCTACCATGGTGGACGCGGGCATACCGCTCGTCGGAGCCCTTGACGCGCTCCAGGAGCAGATGGAGAGCAAGGGTTTCAAGAACGTCGTTAAGAAGGTCCGCGATAACGTCGAGGGCGGGTTGAGCCTATCCGAAGCGCTGGGCAAACAGCCGAACGTATTCTCTCCTTTTTTCATAAACATGGTCAGGGCAGGCGAATCGAGCGGAAACCTGGATGAGATACTCGACAGGGTCGCCATCTATATGGAAAAGACGATCGCCCTGATAAGGAAAGTGAAATCGAGCCTTATTTATCCGGCGGTCGTAGTCACGATGGCGATCCTTATCACGACTTTCTTGATAGTCAAAGTCGTCCCGACATTCGAGAGCATATTCGCCACCATCGGCGTAACGTTGCCCCTGCCGACGCTTATACTGATAAAGATATCACATATCGTGAGGAGCTACCTGCTTTTCGTGATCATAGGGCTGGTGATAGGGTCCATAACGCTTTCGCAGGTGGTCAAGACCGATAAAGGAAAGCTTGCCTTCGATACCTTTCTATTGAAGATACCGGTCATCGGGCCGTTATTAAGGAAGGTAGCCATCGCGAGGTTCGCGCGCACGCTTTCGACGTTACAGAAGAGCGGCGTCTCGATATTGACGGCGCTTGAAATAGTAGGGAAGACCTCGGGTAACAGGGTAATAGAAGCGGCGGTCCTGAAGACCAAGATGAGCATCAAGGAAGGCGAGTCGATAGCGCAGCCGCTCACGGCAAGCAAAGTTTTCCCGCCTATGGTAACGAGGATGATCTCGGTCGGAGAACAGACCGGCAAACTCGAGGAGATGCTCGGGAAGGTCGCCGATTTTTACGAGAGCGAAGTCGACGCCGCAGTATCCGGGTTGACGAGCCTCATAGAGCCGCTGATAATCGCTTTCCTCGGGATCGTGGTAGGCGGAATCGTCGTGTCGATGTTCCTGCCGATAGTGAAGTTGATCCAGGTCGTCGGAAGATAGAAACGCTTGACAGAGGTTGCTTTTATGTTATACTTTAACTGAAGAAACGGAAGTCCCAATCTAGGAAGAAAGGAGGGGAAATAAAATGAGAACGCTAGTAGGAAGAAAAGGTTTTACGCTCGTTGAGATCATGATCGTAGTTGCCATTATAGCTCTTTTAGCAGCCATAGCGATACCCAACTTACTACGTGCTAGACTCAACGCCAACGAAGCAGCAGCTATAAGTTCACTCCGTACGATAAGTACGGCATGTGAAAGTTTCAGAGCCGCCCAGAGCCCGGTGTCTTATCCGGCTAACCTGGCAGCTTTAGGCGCTGCTAATCCCCCGTACATCGATGCGACATTGGCCGGTGGTACAAAGCAGGGATATACGTTTACCTATGCATTAGTGAACGTGAACCAGTATACCTGCACGGGCGCGCCTGTAACGGCGAACGTTACCGGTACGAGGACATTCTTTGTTGACGAGTCGGGCGTAATAAGATTGACGAACGCCGCGGGCAACCCGATCGAATAATGCTCAGGGCGTAAAGTATGCAAAAAGGCGAGGAGTAAAATCCTCGCCTTTTTGTTATACTTGCCCTGAGCCCTTCAGCGGAGTTTACCCTGAGCGGAGCCGAAGGGCTCAGGGTAAACTCCGGTAAAGGGTTGACATTTTATCGTTTTGGTTATAGATTAAACAGCATGGCGAAAGATCCGGATCGCAGAAAAGGGTTTACGCTTGTCGAGATAATGATAGTCGTGGCCATACTGGTCACGCTGGCGGTCATCGCGATACCCGGTTTCTTGAGGGCGAGGGTCATCGCGAATGAATCGTCGGCGATAGGCTCGATGAGGACGATAAGCACCGGATGCGAGAGTTACCGGAGCATGCAGAACCCACCCTCATATCCTCCGGACCTCCAGACCTTGAGCACCGAAACTCCCCCGTATATAGATCCTGCTCTGGGAAGCGGGTCGAAGCAGGGGTATAATTTCAATTACACCCTTGTGGACCCGAACCAGTTTACCTGCACGGCGACGCCCGTAACCGTCAATATATCAGGAGTCAGGACTTTTTTTGTGGATGAGTCAGGCGTGATAAGGGTAAACGACGCGTCAGGCATACCCGTCGAATAAGGACCCCGCGCTTCTCAGTATGCCACTATACCTTGCCTTTGCATCTTCTGTAATACTTCCGGCGGAGGCATCTTAGGCGGTTTCTTCGGCAGGTCAGGGGATGGCTCATAGACCTTCGGCGCATTTCCCGTTCCGCCGCTCAAACTGTTATCGGGATTTCTTGTATTTTCGATTGAAGCCGCGGGTGCAGGGGATGTCGGCGGTATCGATGGCACCGGTTTCGCGGACGGAGTGCTTACGGACTGCGAAACCGGATATCCGGCGTTCTCCTGTGCCGGGGGCAGTTCGTATTTTCCCGCCTGAAGCGGGATCTGCTCTTCCGGTTTGGCTTCAGGAGCCGCAGTCACAGCCGGCTTCGGCTGAGGCCTGCCGAGCGAGAGGATGATAATTATTGCCAGGACGCATAAGGATAATATTATGGCTATTTGTGTTTTTGATATCTTCATTGTTCCCTCCATGCTACCCCTATGTACTTTTTAGTATCCGGGAAGTAAGGGGGCGGCGCGTCGCGCAGCCTCCTGTCGTAGACGTAATTTTTTGAAAAACCGCTGGCTTTGGTGCTTGTAGTTATATTGAAACTTCCTACGGGCCCCCGCTGGTTCTGGGTTATCCCGCCGTATATGTTCAAGGCACCTTTCATGCTCGAGGTCCAATCTTCCAGGTAGAAGGAGTCGGCCATGGCCATTACGGCCGCCTGGATAGTAAGGTTTCCGTTTGTCGGGCATGCGCTTTGCTTGATCACGACATCGCCTTCGGCTATGAGCCCCAGCGTGTCGGTCGAGTTCGGGTTCGTCTGCGGATTGATGTTATATTGTACGTTTCCCGTGATAATAATGTCATCGTTTGTTCCTATGGAGAGACGGCCGTTCAATGTCCCGGATACCTTGGCATATCCGTATTCGCTGATATGTCCCCACCTATCCAGCTTGTTCTGTACGTATATAGCCCCGTTTGCCGGTACGGGCATATTGGTATTATTGTAACCGCCGGTCGCGTTCGTCACGTTCATCGTGCCGTTGGCGTTTAAAGTTATCGTAGTGTTCCCCGTAAAGACACGGCCGCCGGATGCGGCTGCGTTACGGAGGGGTTCCGTATCATCATGGTCAGGCATTTCTATAGTGTCGGCGTTGAAATCAACCGGCTGGGCAAAATACGGGTTATCATCTCCGGGATGCATGTAATTTATACTCGGGCCGTGATGTTGGGTCGGATGGAGGTCTATAAGGTCGGGGAATTGGGGGTCGCCCGAAATATTGAAGCTGTCGTTAGTGTGTACGGGGCCGTCCAGCGAGTCGACCGTTACGAACCATACATCAAGCGGGCCGTAACTCTCGGTATTTGTAAACCAGATATTCTTGGCGAAAGTATCGCGCTGGACTTCGTAATATACGGTTCGGGTCGAATCCCCGGACGTCCCTACAGATACTATCTCGTATTTTTTCGGCCAGTTTGTCGGATTGCTTGCGTTCGGCACGACCGTTACGGAGTATGTCCCGGTAGTCAGGGCAGGTTTCGGCACGCCCGTTATCACGGGATTAAAGATGGGAGCCGTGCCGGCAGGCGGGGTAGGTTGGGCTTTCAGCCAGGCAAAGCCGTAA
Coding sequences within:
- a CDS encoding type II secretion system F family protein; this encodes MPQFKYVAKDKDGRTVSGSMEAPSSIALVDTLRQKEYVIISLGEAKEAARGQAFGGAKIKLDDLVVFSRQLATMVDAGIPLVGALDALQEQMESKGFKNVVKKVRDNVEGGLSLSEALGKQPNVFSPFFINMVRAGESSGNLDEILDRVAIYMEKTIALIRKVKSSLIYPAVVVTMAILITTFLIVKVVPTFESIFATIGVTLPLPTLILIKISHIVRSYLLFVIIGLVIGSITLSQVVKTDKGKLAFDTFLLKIPVIGPLLRKVAIARFARTLSTLQKSGVSILTALEIVGKTSGNRVIEAAVLKTKMSIKEGESIAQPLTASKVFPPMVTRMISVGEQTGKLEEMLGKVADFYESEVDAAVSGLTSLIEPLIIAFLGIVVGGIVVSMFLPIVKLIQVVGR
- a CDS encoding prepilin-type N-terminal cleavage/methylation domain-containing protein — its product is MRTLVGRKGFTLVEIMIVVAIIALLAAIAIPNLLRARLNANEAAAISSLRTISTACESFRAAQSPVSYPANLAALGAANPPYIDATLAGGTKQGYTFTYALVNVNQYTCTGAPVTANVTGTRTFFVDESGVIRLTNAAGNPIE
- a CDS encoding type II secretion system protein, which encodes MAKDPDRRKGFTLVEIMIVVAILVTLAVIAIPGFLRARVIANESSAIGSMRTISTGCESYRSMQNPPSYPPDLQTLSTETPPYIDPALGSGSKQGYNFNYTLVDPNQFTCTATPVTVNISGVRTFFVDESGVIRVNDASGIPVE